The genomic interval AACATTATGGTATATCTTTCCTGTTGTGTAGTTGTTAAAAACAGATGTCCTTACATGTGTAAATCTTTCATAGTGCCCTAAGTCAAGGTCTGTTTCACAGCCATCGTCTGTAACAAAGACCTCTCCATGCTCAAATGGACTAAGTGTGCCGGGGTCAACATTGATATACGGGTCAAGCTTCTGTATTGTTACCTTAAGCCCCTTTGCCTCAAGAAGCGCGCCAGTTGCTGATGCTGCAATACCCTTGCCTAATGCTGATACAACCCCGCCTGTTACAAAGATGTATTTAGGCATTTCTCTACCCTCTCCAGATCCATTGATGTATCTACTCCTATGGTCTCAAATTTTGTTTCTTTTACTTTTATTCTAAAGCCATTTTCTAATGCCCTTAATTGTTCGAGTCTTTCTATTTCTTCTAATTTTGTTGGGGGCAGTTTTGAAAGGATTAGCAATACATCTTTTCTATACGCATATATGCCGATGTGTTTGAAGAGCGTAAACTGTGAACCATAAACAGTAATCTGTCCCGGGTCTTTCCATTCATTCCTGTGATATGGTATCGGAGACCTCGAAAAATAAAGGGCAAAACCTTCTGAATTAAAAACTACCTTTACAATATTTGGGTCAATTACCTCTGTGGTATCCTCTATCCTCTTTGATAGAGTGCCTATAGATGCCCTTTCATCATCCATTAGCCTTATAACATCATCTATCATCTGCGGATGAATCAATGGCTCATCTCCTTGGACATTGACAATTATATCTGTAGCCTGAAATCTATGTCCTATAGCCTGTAATTTTTCAATAGCTTCTGCAATTCTATCTGTGCCTGATGGATGTGTCTCTGATGTCATTATGGCATTTCCTCCAAAACCTTCTACGGTGTCATAAATTAGTTTGTTGTCTGTTGCCACAAAAACATCTTGCACAAGACGAGCTCTCCTTGCCCTTTCATACACATGCTGAATCATGGGTTTTCCTGATAGGAGGCAAAGGGGTTTCCCTGGCAAGCGGGAAGATGCATATCGAGACGGTATAATAACAATAGAAGACATAATTTCTTTTATGATAACATAAGTAAAGCTATTATGAACAATCTCAAAGCAAAATTCAATCAATTTTATGGTCCTGCTATATTATCAGGGCTATTGCTTGTGATGTCTTTTCCAGAAATAGATCTTTACTTTCTTGCATGGGTTGCACTTATACCACTGCTTGTATTTCTTTACAGCAAAGACAAAAAAACAGCATTTAAGGCTGGGCTGCTCTTTGGTGTAGTGTATTTCTTTGGCACAACATACTGGATTTACCATTCCATAAACAAGTATGGCAACATACCTTTTGTCCCAAGCATCCTGATAGTTTTATTCCTTTGCATATATCTGAGCCTTTATCCAGCTCTGTTTTGCCTTTTATACTCATCATTTATCAGAAAAACTCATATGCCTGTATTATTTGTTGCCCCTGTCTTTTGGACGGTCCTTGAGTTTGTCCGGGCATATGCCTTGACAGGTTTTCCATGGTCAAGTCTTGGATATAGCCAGTATAAGTTTCTGCCATTCATACAGATTGCTGACATAACTGGCATTTATGGCATATCTTTTCTTTTAGTAGCAGTCAATGGTGCATTTGCTGATGCTATTTTATTAAAACAAAGAAAAATAGAAAGACCTCTCTATTCACTCATGCCGACTATTGTTGGCGGGATAATACTTTTTATAGTCCTTATCGCAACATTTTCCTATGGTCTTTATAGACTCAATCAAAAAAGGCATGGAGTAAATATAAGGGCTGCTGTAATTCAGGGTAGTATAGAACAGGACAAAAAATGGGACATTGCTTATCAGAATGCTGTTATAAACACATATCAAGAACTTTCCCTTCAAGCCTCGCAAGGACATCCTGATATTATAGTATGGCCTGAGACCTCTGTACCCTTTTATTTTGGAAGAGACAAAGAATTTACAGAAAGTCTTACATCCTTCCAAAGACAATTAAATTCCTATCTCCTTTTTGGCAGTGTGCTGGCTAAGGAACAAAAGACAAATAGTGCTGACAGTCAAGGATTAAAAGGTAAGCGCACAGCACATGATACCCAATATCAAATGCAATACACAAACAGCGCTGTATTGCTTAATAAAAATGGAAATGTCACATATGTCTATGATAAAATACATTTAGTTCCTTTTGGGGAGTATGTCCCTTTAAGAAAACTCTTGTTCTTTATTGATAAACTTGTTGTCGGAGTTGGTGATTATACCCCGGGAGACAGTTATATAAAGGCTGTAACCCCTTTTGGAAGCTTTGGCACTCATATTTGTTATGAAATCATCTTTCCTGGTCTTGTTAGGAAGTTTTATGTCCGCGGAGGAGACTTTATCGCAACAATAACAAATGATGCATGGTTTGGTAAGACCCACGGCCCTTATCAGCATTTCAGCATGGCTGTGTTTAGAGCCATAGAGAATAGAAAACCTGTTATAAGGGCTGCAAATACAGGCATATCTGGGTTTATTGATAGTAATGGAAGGATCTTGGCTATAACAAAGCTATTTGAGAGGACTTATTTAACTGAAGATATAAAAACTGACATGACACTGACTCTGTACACAAGATATGGAGATATATTTTCATATTTATGCATTGTTTGCTTTGTGCTACTAATGATTAAAAAAGAAAATAGATAGGGTTTCACAAAATTAAAAAATTCCCTCTCCCTTTTGGGGAGAGGGAAAATAGGCTTAAGGCTTTAGGCGGTAGGCTGTAAATAGGCTTTAGGCTGAAGGGGATAAATAAGATTTAAAATTCAAGATTGGATTTTATCTTCAGCCTAATCTTTAGCCTTAAGCCTTCAGCCCTCAGCCTATAAAAATGGGGTGAAAGGGAGATTTTTAGACATATAACTAATTGAAAATAAATGAAAATCTTGACAGGAGGGCAAGCCTAAAAATGCTATATTAAATAAATCAATAAAATCAATGGATTACGAATTTCATGAAACTCACAAGAAAATAGATATTAGGAGGAGAATAAAT from Dissulfurispira thermophila carries:
- the kdsB gene encoding 3-deoxy-manno-octulosonate cytidylyltransferase, whose amino-acid sequence is MSSIVIIPSRYASSRLPGKPLCLLSGKPMIQHVYERARRARLVQDVFVATDNKLIYDTVEGFGGNAIMTSETHPSGTDRIAEAIEKLQAIGHRFQATDIIVNVQGDEPLIHPQMIDDVIRLMDDERASIGTLSKRIEDTTEVIDPNIVKVVFNSEGFALYFSRSPIPYHRNEWKDPGQITVYGSQFTLFKHIGIYAYRKDVLLILSKLPPTKLEEIERLEQLRALENGFRIKVKETKFETIGVDTSMDLERVEKCLNTSL
- the lnt gene encoding apolipoprotein N-acyltransferase, which translates into the protein MNNLKAKFNQFYGPAILSGLLLVMSFPEIDLYFLAWVALIPLLVFLYSKDKKTAFKAGLLFGVVYFFGTTYWIYHSINKYGNIPFVPSILIVLFLCIYLSLYPALFCLLYSSFIRKTHMPVLFVAPVFWTVLEFVRAYALTGFPWSSLGYSQYKFLPFIQIADITGIYGISFLLVAVNGAFADAILLKQRKIERPLYSLMPTIVGGIILFIVLIATFSYGLYRLNQKRHGVNIRAAVIQGSIEQDKKWDIAYQNAVINTYQELSLQASQGHPDIIVWPETSVPFYFGRDKEFTESLTSFQRQLNSYLLFGSVLAKEQKTNSADSQGLKGKRTAHDTQYQMQYTNSAVLLNKNGNVTYVYDKIHLVPFGEYVPLRKLLFFIDKLVVGVGDYTPGDSYIKAVTPFGSFGTHICYEIIFPGLVRKFYVRGGDFIATITNDAWFGKTHGPYQHFSMAVFRAIENRKPVIRAANTGISGFIDSNGRILAITKLFERTYLTEDIKTDMTLTLYTRYGDIFSYLCIVCFVLLMIKKENR